One window of the Eucalyptus grandis isolate ANBG69807.140 chromosome 6, ASM1654582v1, whole genome shotgun sequence genome contains the following:
- the LOC104449773 gene encoding beta-catenin-like protein 1: MDMEVQDARDRSFKRKRDDLPDSFPATNGGGGGGGGGGIDLSLLEAVERSQSTVEVLDLKTLKKLVLAFERRLKENIEARLKYPDHPERFADSEIELHEELQKLKVLAGGPELYPDLVSLNTIPSVLGLLAHENTDIAIDVVQLLQDLTDEDVLEDNDEPARVLVDALVENNVLELLVQNLQRLSESDPDEMAAVYNTLATIENLIEVKPAVAELVCEKTKLFRWLLTKIRQKEFDSNKQYASEILAILLQNSKANQKKLGQMNGVDVMLQAVAMYKSKDPKTQDEEEMLENLFDCLCCLVMPLENKERFLKAEGVELMIIIMKQKKSAYGSAIRALDFAMTKYPPACERFVDVLGLKTAFAAFMGKIPQYKKNKKERYQEDLEERVISLIASLFDGISRGSRRDRLLSKFVENEYEKIDRLVELYVRYSDRVKAEMERLNQLEFDDLEIDEDERYNRRLESGLYTLQLIAVILGHLWCSEHPGMRARIEQLLKLQKLSKEDVKEILQEYHDNIGDLDGPDEKERAQTKIQKFISAL; the protein is encoded by the exons ATGGATATGGAAGTCCAGGATGCTCGCGACCGCAGCTTCAAGCGGAAGCGCGACGACCTCCCCGACTCATTCCCCGCCaccaacggcggcggcggcggcggaggaggcggcggcatCGACCTGTCCCTTCTCGAAGCCGTGGAGAGATCCCAGAGCACCGTCGAAGTCCTCGACCTCAAGACCCTGAAGAAGCTCGTCCTCGCCTTCGAGCGCCGCCTCAAGGAGAACATCGAGGCCCGCCTCAAGTACCCCGACCACCCCGAGCGCTTCGCCGACTCCGAGATCGAGCTCCACGAGGAGCTCCAGAAGCTCAAGGTCCTCGCCGGCGGCCCCGAGCTCTACCCCGACCTCGTGTCGCTCAACACCATCCCTTCCGTCCTCGGCTTGCTCGCCCACGAGAACACCGACATCGCCATCGACGTCGTCCAGCTCCTCCAGGACCTGACCGACGAGGACGTCCTGGAGGACAACGACGAGCCCGCTAGGGTTCTCGTCGACGCGTTGGTCGAGAACAACGTGCTCGAGCTCCTGGTCCAGAATTTGCAGCGATTGTCGGAGTCGGACCCCGACGAGATGGCCGCGGTGTACAATACTCTCGCCACGATTGAGAATTTGATAGAAGTGAAGCCGGCGGTGGCGGAGCTGGTGTGCGAGAAGACCAAGCTGTTTCGGTGGCTGTTGACGAAGATCAGGCAGAAGGAATTCGACAGCAACAAGCAATACGCGTCCGAGATTTTGGCGATACTGCTGCAGAACAGCAAGGCCAATCAGAAGAAGCTGGGGCAGATGAACGGCGTGGATGTGATGCTGCAAGCTGTTGCCATGTACAAGTCCAAGGACCCGAAGACGCAGGACGAGGAAGAGATGTTGGAGAATCTGTTTGACTGTTTGTGCTGCTTGGTAATGCCTCTGGAGAACAAGGAGAGGTTTTTGAAGGCCGAGGGCGTGGAGTTGATGATAATCATTATGAAGCAGAAGAAGTCGGCTTACGGTTCTGCGATCAGGGCGCTTGACTTTGCCATGACCAAGTATCCGCCCGCGTGTGAGAGGTTCGTGGATGTTCTGGGCTTGAAGACTGCCTTCGCTGCTTTCATGGGTAAG ATTCCGCAAtacaagaagaacaagaaagaaaggTATCAAGAAGACTTAGAAGAACGCGTTATTTCTCTAATTGCATCTTTATTTG ATGGGATTTCAAGGGGCTCTAGGAGGGACAGGCTGTTGAGCAAgtttgtggaaaatgaatatgaaaagaTAGACCGGCTTGTGGAACTCTATGTGAg ATATTCTGATCGGGTTAAAGCAGAGATGGAAAGGTTAAACCagcttgaatttgatgatttggaG ATTGATGAGGATGAAAGATACAACCGAAGGCTAGAATCTGGGCTATACACTCTTCAG CTGATTGCTGTCATTCTTGGTCATCTCTGGTGCTCAGA ACATCCTGGAATGAGGGCCAGAATTGAACAACTACTCAAGCTGCAAAAACTTAGCAAGGAAGATGTTAAAGAAATACTTCAG GAATACCATGACAACATTGGGGATCTGGATGGTCCAGACGAGAAAGAGCGTGCTCAGACGAAGATTCAAAAGTTTATATCAGCTCTTTGA
- the LOC104449774 gene encoding protein EMBRYO SAC DEVELOPMENT ARREST 30, protein MRYMTRIKWAALGGLLLSCVSLLVHLLLAKYSSADLVQYSAITGFVDDVTITAGWQGAAHRRLWGTVKSLESLYPYANPRSKHPAPAEKNNGFIYAKVYGGFEKIRTSICDLVAVSRLLNATLVIPEIQESTRAKGISFKFRSFSYIYNEDQFITALSNDIVIVRSLPPHMKEAMKKKQYSIFKPKSTSSPRFYANEVLPKLKKAKAVVLVLTEGGCLQPVLPPDLDEYQRLRCRVSFHALQFRPEVLALGRRMVERLRAAGQPYLAYHPGLVRDTLAYHGCAELFQDIHTELVQYRRAQMIKQGMITDQLNVDSHARKANGSCPLMPEEVGLLLRAMGYPPKTRIYLAGSETFGGQRVLIPLRAMYANLADRTSLCSKQELSDLVGPETQLPLDVFQPLSVKSVEELKEEWDKAGPRPRPLPPPPDRPVYRHEKEGWYGWITERDTEPDPSPIDLRRQAHRLLWAALDYIVSVEADAFIPGFNNDGSGWPDFASLVMGHRLYEMASARTYRPDRKYLVKLFANVSDNVYHPKHNWTLQVREHLNASLGEVGLLRESRLSKRASFLSYPIPECSCRNFRASETSDVGKGSGARQFLYSGEVECPKWMQHSAVANRLENSGNENESQEDEMEMESQLDSDEDGGMTESSLTLEQDEEMDPND, encoded by the exons ATGAGGTATATGACCAGAATCAAATGGGCTGCACTCGGAGGACTTCTCTTGTCTTGTGTGTCATTGCTAGTCCATTTACTTTTGGCCAAGTATTCAAGTGCGGATCTAGTGCAGTACAGTGCAATCACAGGTTTTGTGGATGATGTTACCATAACTGCTGGATGGCAG GGAGCTGCGCATAGAAGATTATGGGGAACTGTGAAGTCCCTTGAGTCCCTCTATCCTTATGCCAATCCTAGAAGTAAACATCCTG CTCCTGCTGAGAAGAATAATGGTTTCATCTATGCCAAAGTTTACGGTGGATTTGAGAAGATAAGAACTTCG ATTTGCGATTTGGTTGCAGTATCCAGGCTGTTAAATGCTACCCTTGTAATTCCGGAGATCCAAGAAAGTACTCGTGCAAAAGGCATCag CTTTAAGTTTCGGAGCTTTTCCTACATATACAATGAAGATCAGTTCATAACAGCTCTCAGTAATGATATAGTGATTGTGAGGAGTCTCCCTCCACATATGAAGGAGgccatgaaaaagaaacagtaTTCCATCTTTAAGCCCAAATctacatcttctccaagattttaTGCTAATGAAGTCTTGCCGAAGTTAAAGAAAGCAAAGGCTGTCGTGTTAGTGCTTACTGAGGGAGGCTGCCTACAG CCTGTCCTCCCTCCAGACCTGGATGAGTATCAAAGACTGAGGTGTAGAGTTTCCTTTCATGCACTTCAGTTTCGTCCTGAAGTTCTGGCACTTGGGCGCCGCATGGTGGAAAG GTTACGAGCTGCTGGCCAGCCTTACCTTGCATATCATCCTGGCCTTGTCAGAGATACTTTAGCATATCATGGATGTGCTGAGTTATTTCAG GACATTCACACAGAGCTTGTACAGTATCGAAGGGCTCAAATGATTAAACAGGGGATGATCACTGACCAATTAAATGTTGATTCACATGCTCGTAAAGCGAATGGCTCATGTCCTTTGATGCCTGAGGAG GTAGGACTGCTTCTCCGGGCAATGGGTTATCCTCCAAAAACAAGAATATATTTGGCTGGTTCTGAGACATTTGGTGGACAAAGGGTTTTGATTCCTCTACGTGCCATGTATGCAAATCTAGCGGATAGAACATCTTTGTGTAGCAAGCAAGAATTGAGTGACCTAGTCGGGCCAGAAACACAGCTTCCTCTGGATGTGTTCCAGCCACTTTCGGTTAAGAGTGTTGAGGAACTGAAGGAGGAATGGGATAAGGCAGGTCCTCGTCCCCGGCCTCTTCCTCCACCTCCTGATCGGCCTGTTTATCGTCATGAAAAGGAAGGCTGGTATGGTTGGATTACAGAGAGGGATACGGAGCCAGACCCTTCACCAATTGATTTGAGGAGGCAAGCCCACAGGTTGTTGTGGGCTGCTCTTGATTATATTGTCTCTGTCGAGGCGGATGCATTTATTCCAGGTTTTAATAATGACGGAAGTGGTTGGCCAGATTTTGCGAGCTTGGTCATGGGACACCGACTCTACGAAATGGCATCTGCCAGAACATATCGACCCGACAG AAAATATCTGGTCAAACTCTTTGCCAATGTGTCCGATAATGTTTACCACCCGAAGCATAACTGGACTCTCCAAGTGAGAGAGCATCTCAATGCAAGCCTTGGGGAGGTGGGCCTGCTGAGGGAATCCCGCTTGTCTAAGAGAGCATCTTTTCTCTCATACCCGATCCCTGAGTGCTCATGTCGGAATTTTAGAGCATCAGAGACATCAGACGTGGGAAAGGGCAGCGGGGCGAGGCAATTTTTGTACAGTGGTGAAGTTGAATGCCCCAAGTGGATGCAGCACAGTGCCGTGGCTAATAGGCTGGAGAACAGTGGCAATGAGAACGAATCTCAAGAGGACGAAATGGAAATGGAAAGTCAGTTAGATTCTGATGAGGACGGTGGTATGACCGAGTCGTCTCTGACCCTAGAGCAAGATGAGGAAATGGATCCCAATGATTAG
- the LOC104449775 gene encoding microsomal glutathione S-transferase 3: MEGMLLPREYGYVALVLVFYCFLNFWMAAQVGMARKKYKVFYPTLYASESENKEAKLFNCVQRGHQNSLEMMPMFFMLMIVGGLRHPCACAALGVLYIVSRFFYFKGYSTGDPQKRLKIGKYGFLAIMGLMVCTISFGVGLLRGGEPRTMF; this comes from the exons ATGGAGGGGATGCTGCTGCCCAGGGAGTACGGATACGTGGCCCTCGTGCTCGTGTTCTACTGCTTCCTCAACTTCTGGATGGCTGCCCAAGTCGGCATGGCTCGCAAGAA GTACAAGGTGTTTTACCCGACTCTCTACGCCTCCGAATCCGAGAACAAGGAAGCCAAGCTCTTCAACTGTGTCCAG AGAGGGCACCAGAACTCGCTGGAGATGATGCCCATGTTCTTCATGCTGATGATTGTCGGCGGGCTGAGGCACCCTTGCGCTTGCGCTGCTCTCGGAGTCCTTTACATCGTCTCTCGCTTCTTCTACTTCAAAGGCTACTCCACCGGCGACCCCCAGAAACGCCTCAAGATCGG GAAGTACGGGTTCTTGGCGATTATGGGGCTGATGGTCTGCACAATTTCCTTCGGAGTTGGCCTGCTTCGTGGAGGCGAACCTCGCACCATGTTTTAG
- the LOC104449776 gene encoding NDR1/HIN1-like protein 6, translating to MADHQRVHPAGDPEAPQAPTAPLVPPDASKSDNGDPAPRDNGYYPPPPVQRTIPVVHSRPPKRRRSCCCKCFCWTFSFLALLIVAIAITAGILFLVFRPKLPKYSVDALQITQFAPANNGSLSASFNVNITARNPNKKIGIYYEGGSRITVLYDGEQLCQGALPKFYQGHRNTTVLVVPLSGQTQNATGLLSQLQAEQQATGSIPLNLRVRQPVRVKLGKLKLFKVKFSVRCQLKVNNLSEDSSIRITSSSCKFRLRL from the coding sequence ATGGCGGATCACCAGCGCGTCCACCCCGCCGGCGACCCCGAGGCCCCGCAGGCCCCGACCGCTCCCCTCGTGCCCCCCGATGCCTCCAAGTCCGACAACGGCGACCCCGCCCCGCGGGACAATGGCTACtacccgccgccgccggtgcaGCGGACGATCCCCGTCGTCCACTCCCGCCCCCCGAAGCGCCGCCGGAGCTGCTGCTGCAAGTGCTTCTGCTGgaccttctccttcctcgccCTCCTCATCGTCGCCATCGCCATCACCGCCGGGATCCTATTCCTCGTCTTCCGGCCAAAGCTGCCCAAGTACTCCGTCGACGCTCTCCAGATCACGCAGTTCGCCCCCGCCAACAACGGCAGCCTCAGCGCGAGCTTCAACGTGAATATCACTGCGCGGAACCCGAACAAGAAGATCGGCATATACTACGAGGGCGGGAGCCGGATCACGGTGCTGTACGACGGGGAGCAGCTGTGCCAGGGCGCGCTGCCCAAGTTCTACCAGGGCCACCGGAACACGACCGTGCTGGTGGTGCCGCTGTCCGGGCAGACGCAGAACGCGACGGGGCTGCTGTCCCAGCTGCAGGCGGAGCAGCAGGCGACGGGGTCGATCCCGCTGAACCTGAGGGTGAGGCAGCCGGTGAGGGTGAAGCTCGGGAAGCTGAAGCTGTTCAAGGTCAAGTTCTCGGTCCGGTGTCAGTTGAAGGTGAACAACTTGTCCGAGGACAGTAGTATCCGGATCACGAGCAGTAGCTGCAAGTTCCGGCTTCGGCTGTGA